The Alcaligenes faecalis sequence TCGCTGGGCTTTACGGGCAAGGGCGTGACAGTCGGCTATCTGGACTCGGGAATTGAAGCCAAACACCCAGAGTTTGCGGGTGCCATTGCGGGCGGCTTTGACTTCACCACCAATACTCCCTACACCAATACCCAAGGGGTGGACTCAGACGACGACATACCCGGCCATGGCTCTCATGTTGCTGGAATTATCGGTGCACGTCGCGATGGCGTCGGCATGCACGGTGTTGCCTTCAACAGCCAGCTCTTTGCCGTTGCTTACGCCGAAAACAAGAATTCCCTAACCCCCGAAGAAGAAGCCGCGTACGACGACCGTGAGTTTTCCAGAAGCTGGAATTATCTTGCTCAGTTCAAACTGCCCATTATCAATAACAGCCTAGGACTCAATGACTGCAGTGACTCCTATGACCCACCTTGCCATATCCTGGAGTATGGCTCAGCACAAGGTGCTCTGGACTGGCAGCCCTTGATTATTGATTCCTTCAGGAACAGCGTAGAAGCGGGCACCTTGATGGTGTTTGCCACCGGTAATGAGCAACAAGACCACCCCGATTTCATGGCTGGCTCTCCTCACTGGTTTCCCGAACTTAAAGACAATTGGCTGGCCGTCACAGCCCTGGATGAACACGGCAATCTAGCCTCCTATGCCAATAAATGCGGCGTCGCTGCTGAATGGTGTTTGTCCGCCCCCGGTGGCGAGAATCCCGGTATCTACTCCGTCAACTCTGATGGTGGCTATGCCTATGCGGGCGGCACCTCCATGGCATCCCCACACGTCGCAGGCGGTGCTGCCCTGGTGAAAGAAGCCTTTCCCTATTTCACGGCGTATCACCTGCAGCAAACCTTGCTAACGACCGCAACGCCTCTGGGTGACCCAAGCATTTACGGTTGGGGCCTGATGAATGTGGGCAAGGCAGTCCAAGGGCCAGCGCAATTCACCCGTCTGTTCGATGTAGACACGCTGGGCTACCACTCCACCTTCGCCAATGACATCAGCGGCACAGGCGGCCTGCATAAGCGCGGCTCCGGCTCCCTGGAGCTGACGGGCAATAACAGCTATACCGGCGACACCACCGTCAGCGGAGGGCGTCTGGCCGTCAATGGCACACTGGCTTCTTCCGTGACTGTTGAACGTGAAGGAACACTGGGCGGTTCCGGTACAGTCGCTCAAGTCGATAACTACGGCACACTGGCTCCGGGCAACTCGGTTGGCACGCTGACCGTCAGCGGCGACTACACCGCCCATGCCGGTTCAGTGCATGAATTGGAAGTTGGCCCTGCAGGTGCCACCGATCGTTTAGTAGTAGGTGGTGCCGCCCATATCGACGGCACACTAAAGCTGGCCGGTGGCCCTTTCCGCCAGAACGTGGCCTATGCCTTTCTGGATGCGGCCAATGGGGTGACGGGTCAGTACAGCCACATCACTTATGACATGGCCTTCCTGTCGCCCACCCTGCTCTACGGCCCCAGCCTGTCCTTGCTGATCAAACGCAATGACACGCCGTTTGCTGCGTTTGCCAATACAAGTAACCAGAAAGCCGTAGCCACGGCCTTGGATACTGGCTCGGATCAACCGCCCGCTGCAATGGCTGAACTGTATAACACCGTACTCAATGCGCAGTCCGGGCAGGTTGCAGGCTATATGGAGCAACTACAAGGCCAAATCCATGCAGGCACCACCTCGGCACTGCTCAGCAATGGCGACCTGCTGCCCCGCACCTTGGGCAAACAAGCCTCGGGCGCACGTAATACAACCGGCAAAAAGACCGTCCTGTGGGCAGAGGTGATCCACCAACAGCGTGATCTGGACGGTGACGACAACAGCCAGGATGTTCGTCATAAAGTCGGGGGTCTGTTCCTCGGTGGTGATACCGCCATCGGTGAGCAAGGCTGGCGCATGGGGGCCGC is a genomic window containing:
- a CDS encoding autotransporter domain-containing protein, with protein sequence MSNKKRPIYLLVQMALLSLSLPGIAHAEPDNTLEQWRTKEYKRQSGLDMINAAKAYSLGFTGKGVTVGYLDSGIEAKHPEFAGAIAGGFDFTTNTPYTNTQGVDSDDDIPGHGSHVAGIIGARRDGVGMHGVAFNSQLFAVAYAENKNSLTPEEEAAYDDREFSRSWNYLAQFKLPIINNSLGLNDCSDSYDPPCHILEYGSAQGALDWQPLIIDSFRNSVEAGTLMVFATGNEQQDHPDFMAGSPHWFPELKDNWLAVTALDEHGNLASYANKCGVAAEWCLSAPGGENPGIYSVNSDGGYAYAGGTSMASPHVAGGAALVKEAFPYFTAYHLQQTLLTTATPLGDPSIYGWGLMNVGKAVQGPAQFTRLFDVDTLGYHSTFANDISGTGGLHKRGSGSLELTGNNSYTGDTTVSGGRLAVNGTLASSVTVEREGTLGGSGTVAQVDNYGTLAPGNSVGTLTVSGDYTAHAGSVHELEVGPAGATDRLVVGGAAHIDGTLKLAGGPFRQNVAYAFLDAANGVTGQYSHITYDMAFLSPTLLYGPSLSLLIKRNDTPFAAFANTSNQKAVATALDTGSDQPPAAMAELYNTVLNAQSGQVAGYMEQLQGQIHAGTTSALLSNGDLLPRTLGKQASGARNTTGKKTVLWAEVIHQQRDLDGDDNSQDVRHKVGGLFLGGDTAIGEQGWRMGAALGYLENRIKLDDRRQTSRSNSYSAALYGTQAWDMGSGSLNLLAGGAYTRHSLDSERSISVHQSETLKADYKAHSIQAFAQLGYRMPVSPRSSVEPYASINWHQLRHGAFSESGGQAALRGDSQRQNLSTVTLGLRGSTELDLSKTTLSLSAGLGWRHALGDTTPERELAFAALPGSNFRISGAPIAKNAAVAELGAELKAGKSTSFGLNYQGQFGRNQDHAGSLFMKVRF